One part of the Tolypothrix sp. NIES-4075 genome encodes these proteins:
- a CDS encoding DUF751 family protein produces MFDGFWDNILRYFRYFITTLLGVLLNTFEPLAPLFKNPVTAIAVFGLIVGSLVFVTLTLRAMLGLSTV; encoded by the coding sequence ATGTTTGACGGATTCTGGGATAATATCTTACGTTACTTCCGCTACTTTATTACTACCCTCTTAGGCGTATTGCTGAACACGTTTGAACCATTAGCGCCGTTGTTTAAAAACCCAGTGACTGCGATCGCTGTTTTCGGGTTAATTGTCGGTAGTCTCGTTTTCGTTACTCTTACCCTACGCGCAATGCTTGGGTTGAGTACAGTTTA
- a CDS encoding DNA adenine methylase: MLTENPHKTYYCPFLKWAGGKTRLIPKHIRSLLPDIDNIKRYYEPFVGSGALFFYLANSPSSIKTSYLSDINKELINTYKCIQYQVDDVILLLKEHEKLHNESANIYKINMHKNYNSKHKNLYYYDIRDKNYDTDVQRAARFIYLNRTCFNGLYRVNSRGKFNVPLGRYENPKICQEDLLRDASEALFGAEIQQADFTEVLNHANSVNDFVYFDPPYYPISKTSYFTAYSEHSFHEIKDREKDQEKLRDTCVQLANRGVKVMVSNSYCEFIKDIYSEVGFKIHTIQATRSINSNTENRGRISEYLITSY; this comes from the coding sequence ATGTTAACTGAAAATCCCCATAAAACTTATTATTGTCCATTCCTCAAATGGGCAGGCGGAAAAACTAGATTAATTCCCAAGCATATTCGTAGTTTATTACCCGATATTGATAACATTAAACGTTACTATGAACCGTTTGTAGGCAGTGGTGCTTTGTTTTTTTATTTAGCGAATTCACCTTCATCTATAAAAACGTCATATCTCAGTGATATTAATAAAGAATTAATTAATACATATAAATGTATTCAATACCAAGTTGATGATGTAATTTTACTGCTAAAAGAACATGAAAAGCTGCACAACGAATCTGCAAATATTTACAAAATAAATATGCATAAAAACTATAATAGCAAACATAAAAACTTGTATTATTACGATATTAGAGATAAAAATTATGATACAGACGTTCAAAGAGCGGCTCGTTTTATCTATCTTAATAGAACTTGCTTTAACGGTCTTTATAGGGTGAATTCAAGAGGTAAATTTAATGTACCGTTAGGTAGATACGAAAATCCTAAAATTTGTCAAGAAGATTTACTTCGAGACGCTTCCGAAGCCCTTTTTGGTGCTGAAATACAACAAGCAGATTTTACAGAAGTGCTAAATCATGCAAACAGCGTTAATGATTTTGTTTACTTTGACCCACCATATTATCCTATTAGTAAAACTAGCTATTTTACAGCCTATAGTGAACATTCTTTTCATGAAATTAAAGATCGTGAAAAAGATCAAGAAAAATTGAGAGATACTTGTGTACAACTAGCAAATCGGGGTGTTAAAGTTATGGTATCTAACTCTTATTGTGAGTTTATTAAAGATATTTACAGCGAAGTTGGTTTTAAAATACACACAATACAAGCAACACGCTCAATTAACTCTAACACGGAAAATCGCGGGAGAATTTCAGAGTATTTAATAACGTCTTATTAA
- a CDS encoding PD-(D/E)XK nuclease superfamily protein: protein MNQGAKANKVGEVLEKTVEGTLRGHGYYEVCPNVPKSQQKEYILNSILFPKRYARSVYIGTGIYETEVYVDFYIIDSDKFPFGLIIECKWQESGGSVDEKFVYLNQNIKECYPTQTILVMGGEGMRPKALNWLKKQVDYNQNLLAVHSIDRFIAWANKNF from the coding sequence ATGAATCAAGGCGCAAAGGCAAACAAGGTTGGTGAAGTTTTAGAAAAGACTGTAGAAGGAACATTACGGGGACATGGGTATTATGAAGTATGTCCTAATGTTCCGAAGTCGCAGCAAAAAGAATACATATTAAACTCTATATTATTTCCAAAACGCTATGCTAGGAGTGTTTACATTGGAACAGGAATCTATGAAACTGAAGTTTATGTTGACTTCTACATCATTGACTCAGACAAGTTCCCATTTGGCTTAATTATTGAATGTAAATGGCAAGAAAGTGGTGGTTCGGTTGATGAAAAGTTTGTTTATTTAAACCAAAATATTAAAGAATGTTACCCAACACAAACTATCCTAGTAATGGGAGGTGAAGGAATGAGACCAAAAGCACTGAACTGGCTTAAAAAACAAGTTGATTATAATCAAAATTTATTAGCAGTCCATAGTATAGATAGATTCATTGCCTGGGCAAACAAAAATTTTTAA
- a CDS encoding HetZ-related protein has product MKFNLANLPISEPSLDSYVTSEELSASNADALIKLLCKEMQAAVKATPASVESVVKRIVKEVERICDKSYRIQSSGEVKSWQLTLARHRLQKCLRYYQLGSKQGRVELHSHLGAIVYRHIATASGELKFEARYNLIEDFLQAFYIEAIKAFRRENELPENYTPRTQLELAEYMAFTEQYAKRRINLPGGANQQLIILRAQGFARRQPQETTVDIEMAVESAKGEEGESYQRNSAVQQVRSQMLAQASFDPAEESERDRVIAELMKYLESQGQSDCVDYLTLKLQDLSAPEIDSILGLTSRQRDYLQQRFKYHVEKFSKQHHWQLVHQWLGAGLDHKLGLSSQQWETFLNQLSPQQQQILQMKSAKHSDQAIAKAIKCTPKQLQKRWTQLLELAWAIRNNNSEAQAG; this is encoded by the coding sequence ATGAAATTTAACCTCGCCAATCTACCAATTTCTGAGCCATCTTTAGACAGCTACGTTACGAGCGAAGAATTGTCAGCAAGCAACGCCGATGCTTTGATAAAGCTGCTATGTAAGGAAATGCAAGCGGCTGTGAAAGCTACACCTGCAAGCGTAGAATCTGTAGTCAAACGCATCGTCAAAGAAGTAGAGCGCATTTGCGATAAGAGCTATCGCATCCAAAGTTCTGGGGAAGTAAAGTCTTGGCAGCTAACATTAGCAAGGCATCGGCTGCAAAAATGCCTGCGTTACTATCAGTTGGGTTCCAAGCAAGGGCGCGTAGAATTACATAGCCATTTAGGTGCAATTGTTTACCGACACATTGCGACAGCGAGCGGCGAGTTAAAATTTGAGGCTCGTTACAATCTGATTGAAGATTTCTTACAAGCATTTTACATCGAAGCGATCAAAGCTTTTCGGCGGGAAAATGAATTACCAGAAAATTACACTCCCCGCACTCAGTTGGAGTTAGCAGAATACATGGCGTTTACAGAGCAGTATGCCAAACGCCGGATTAATTTACCAGGTGGTGCCAATCAGCAATTGATTATACTGCGTGCCCAAGGTTTTGCCCGTCGTCAGCCACAGGAAACTACGGTTGATATTGAAATGGCGGTGGAATCTGCTAAGGGTGAAGAAGGAGAATCTTATCAGCGTAACTCGGCAGTGCAACAAGTGCGATCGCAGATGCTTGCTCAAGCTAGTTTCGATCCAGCTGAAGAATCTGAGCGCGATCGCGTTATTGCTGAGTTGATGAAATATCTAGAATCTCAAGGTCAATCTGACTGCGTTGATTATCTCACCTTGAAACTTCAAGATTTGTCAGCACCAGAAATTGACTCTATTCTCGGTTTAACTAGTCGTCAGCGTGATTATTTGCAACAGCGTTTTAAATATCATGTGGAAAAGTTTTCCAAACAACACCATTGGCAATTAGTACATCAATGGTTGGGTGCTGGTTTGGATCACAAGTTGGGACTATCTTCGCAGCAGTGGGAAACCTTTTTGAATCAACTTTCACCGCAGCAACAGCAAATCTTGCAGATGAAAAGCGCAAAACATAGCGATCAGGCGATCGCCAAAGCAATTAAATGCACTCCTAAACAACTGCAAAAGCGCTGGACTCAACTTCTAGAACTTGCATGGGCTATTCGTAACAATAACTCTGAAGCCCAGGCTGGTTAA